Proteins encoded in a region of the Planococcus citri chromosome 1, ihPlaCitr1.1, whole genome shotgun sequence genome:
- the LOC135831865 gene encoding uncharacterized protein LOC135831865 produces MSSDDESFATVRIVAKKIDQNVTYYLMELEDDIEPGDSWFLAEDCPKVLIEEFEKGLKSTPPINNESVLDSVASRQLKDAGNREAEVSSSKPDETHPTDESSRTNHEEPRHVARKTVPYTTDELWSPDVSQDDFDPNDDSGSSSDCDTVDDLIAQKHPAKDLEIIGAAPLRNELGMKLWVKLKKSGKKLWFDSSKFGAAWPQVYIDYLERHKKLKPAPDEFSVKNLKKVSLG; encoded by the exons ATGAG TTCAGACGACGAAAGTTTCGCTACCGTGCGTATAGTGGCCaaaaaaatagaccaaaatGTGACGTATTATCTTATGGAATTGGAAGACGACATTGAACCCGGTGATTCGTGGTTTCTCGCCGAAGACTGCCCCAAAGTATTGATAGAAGAATTCGAAAAAGGTCTAAAATCAACTCCACCAATAAACAACGAGTCGGTTTTGGACTCGGTTGCCTCGAGACAACTCAAAGATGCAGGTAATCGAGAAGCAGAAGTAAGCTCAAGTAAACCGGACGAAACTCATCCAACTGATGAATCTTCTCGTACGAATCACGAAGAACCGCGCCATGTTGCTCGTAAAACAGTCCCTTATACAACTGATGAGTTATGGTCTCCAGATGTGAGTCAAGATGATTTCGACCCTAATGATGATAGCGGTTCATCTAGTGATTGTGATACGGTAGACGATTTAATAGCACAAAAACATCCTGCCAAGGATCTCGAAATAATCGGCGCTGCACCTCTACGTAACGAACTTGGGATGAAGCTTTGGGTTAAACTTAAGAAAAGCGGCAAAAAATTATGGTtcgattcttcaaaatttggcgCTGCGTGGCCGCAGGTGTATATTGATTATTTAGAGAGACACAAGAAGTTGAAGCCAGCTCCAGATGAGTTTTCggtgaaaaatctgaaaaaagtgtcaCTCGGATAA
- the LOC135831870 gene encoding chromo domain-containing protein cec-1-like — translation MSSNEGFYAVEKIVAQRKQKGKTQYLVKWEGYDDKDNSWVPAKDCTETLIEEFEQTNKAATPRRSKSITKKRQSKSATKRKASSTTREETDTDRTAQNSSVNLSQDESQVDETEPKQDSDKSKADEQHPPDEDTDANATAANSSVNLSRIDSEDEIVPKKSKPDETHPTDESSRTNHEEPLYVARKRVPYTTDELWSPDVSQDDLDPNDDSGSSSDCDTVDDLIAQKHPEKDLEIIGAAPLANELGLKLWVKLKKSGKTFWFDSKKFGAAWPQVYIDYLERHKKLNPAPDELSVKNLKKVSLG, via the exons ATGAG TTCGAACGAAGGATTTTACGCTGTCGAGAAAATCGTCGCTCAAAGGAAGCAAAAAGGTAAAACGCAGTATCTCGTTAAATGGGAAGGCTACGACGATAAAGACAATTCGTGGGTTCCGGCAAAAGATTGTACAGAAACGTTGATCGAAGAGTTTGAACAAACGAATAAAGCAGCGACGCCGAGACGCAGTAAGTCAATTACCAAGAAAAGACAATCTAAAAGTGCTACTAAACGAAAAGCATCGAGCACGACTCGTGAAGAAACCGATACCGATAGAACTGCGCAAAATTCGTCTGTAAATTTAAGCCAAGACGAATCTCAAGTCGACGAGACTGAACCGAAGCAAGATTCAGATAAAAGTAAAGCGGACGAACAACATCCTCCAGATGAAGATACCGATGCCAATGCAACTGCAGCAAATTCGTCTGTAAATTTAAGCCGCATCGACTCCGAGGACGAAATTGTACCGAAAAAAAGTAAACCGGACGAAACACATCCAACTGATGAATCTTCTCGTACGAATCACGAAGAACCGCTCTATGTTGCTCGTAAAAGAGTCCCTTATACAACTGATGAGTTATGGTCACCAGATGTGAGTCAAGATGATTTGGACCCTAATGATGATAGCGGTTCATCTAGTGATTGTGATACGGTAGACGATTTAATAGCACAAAAACATCCTGAAAAGGATCTCGAAATAATCGGCGCGGCACCTCTAGCTAACGAACTTGGGTTGAAGCTTTGGGTTAAACTTAAGAAAAGCGGCAAAACATTTTGGTtcgattctaaaaaatttggcGCTGCGTGGCCGCAGGTGTATATTGATTATTTAGAGAGACACAAGAAGTTGAATCCAGCTCCAGATGAGCTATCggtgaaaaatctgaaaaaagtgtcaCTCGGATAA